One window of the Zea mays cultivar B73 chromosome 3, Zm-B73-REFERENCE-NAM-5.0, whole genome shotgun sequence genome contains the following:
- the LOC100277071 gene encoding uncharacterized protein LOC100277071 precursor: MARRAVGVLLAVAALLAAATARAADDDDKTQPWQCFKSCSRGCHHHHDHDHDNGAAAVADFLSGAAAKVSAAVTRECKNNSCHDNACFKDLPAITYPQCAIATCLSHPHHSRKKTACLKDCCEKCFINGPPAPGPPAPGPPVPGPPAPGPPAPGPSPTPPSPPN; this comes from the exons ATGGCGCGCAGGGCGGTCGGCGTTCTACTGGCCGTGGCCGCGCTCCtcgcggcggcgacggcgagggcggcggaCGACGACGACAAGACGCAGCCCTGGCAGTGCTTCAAGTCATGCTCCAGaggctgccaccaccaccacgaccacgaccacgacaacGGCGCTGCTGCCGTGGCGGACTTCCTCTCCGGGGCCGCCGCCAAGGTCTCCGCCGCCGTCACCCGCGAGTGCAAGAACAACAGCTGCCATGACAACGCGTGCTTCAAGGACCTGCCGGCCATCACCTACCCGCAGTGCGCCATCGCCACCTGCCTCAGCCATCCGCACC ATAGCAGAAAGAAAACGGCGTGCTTGAAGGACTGCTGCGAGAAGTGCTTCATCAATGGCCCACCTGCGCCTGGCCCACCTGCGCCTGGCCCGCCTGTGCCTGGCCCACCTGCGCCTGGCCCGCCTGCTCCTGGTCCCAGCCCGACGCCACCATCTCCGCCAAATTAA